One part of the Treponema sp. OMZ 787 genome encodes these proteins:
- the gpmA gene encoding 2,3-diphosphoglycerate-dependent phosphoglycerate mutase translates to MKLVLVRHGESEWNKLNLFTGWTDVDLSEKGVEEAKEGGVYLKKEGFDFDICYTSYLKRAIHTLNHILNEMDREWLPVIKTWKLNERHYGALQGLNKAETAEKYGEDQVKIWRRSFDIAPPVLEEGDKRCPYLQEQYRGIEKSELPLTESLKDTIARAVPFFEETIKPQMLEGKRILITAHGNSLRALVKYFENLSDEEIISVNIPTGVPLVYEFDKEFKVISKCYLGDQEKINAKINAVANQGKKK, encoded by the coding sequence ATGAAATTGGTTTTGGTCAGGCATGGCGAAAGTGAATGGAACAAGCTCAACTTATTTACAGGCTGGACAGATGTCGATTTAAGCGAAAAAGGTGTCGAAGAAGCAAAAGAAGGCGGAGTCTATTTAAAAAAAGAAGGTTTTGATTTTGACATCTGCTATACTTCTTATCTAAAAAGGGCAATCCACACCCTCAATCATATTTTAAACGAGATGGATAGAGAATGGCTTCCCGTCATAAAAACTTGGAAGCTTAACGAAAGACATTACGGGGCCTTGCAGGGTTTAAACAAGGCAGAAACGGCCGAAAAATACGGAGAGGATCAGGTAAAAATTTGGCGCCGCTCCTTTGATATTGCTCCTCCTGTTTTGGAAGAAGGAGATAAGCGTTGTCCCTATTTGCAGGAACAATACAGGGGTATTGAAAAATCAGAGCTTCCCCTGACCGAAAGTTTAAAAGATACAATAGCCAGGGCAGTTCCCTTCTTTGAAGAGACTATAAAGCCCCAAATGCTTGAAGGAAAAAGAATTCTTATAACTGCCCACGGGAACTCCCTCAGGGCCTTGGTCAAATATTTTGAAAATTTAAGCGATGAAGAAATCATCTCTGTAAATATTCCGACAGGCGTTCCCTTGGTCTATGAATTCGATAAAGAGTTTAAGGTTATAAGCAAATGCTATCTGGGAGACCAAGAAAAAATAAACGCAAAAATAAATGCAGTTGCAAATCAAGGAAAAAAGAAATAA
- a CDS encoding M81 family metallopeptidase codes for MKRILVGCINHESNSFNPIITGIEDFVIFKGEEVLTEGLKPYYSSTGIIETIQKWGWDVVPAVVARAVPNGLVDYNLYTELKKEFLAYIDKALLEAPIDGICLGLHGSLKVQNIGPAEGDLLKAIREKLPHIPLTTALDMHATVTDEMIKYCDGIVGYKTAPHIDCYETGVHAAELLKAALDPSNKLCIGRVKIPMLVAGEKSETAAEPMKSLIASCVEAEKENGLLAASVLLGFPWADSKDNGVNIVTTALNDQALADRAALKIAKEFWAERHNFKFKVEHYDSFTSIKTAIESVMQNKEGPVFVSDSGDNPTAGSTGDSTECFEALLKQKEALKALPTKVLYSGFFDKAAVEKCFEAGEGASLEITIGGTWDKINGKKIPCSVKVLKLAKNYGVYDSRLALVEMEDIRIVLTSNHIGFGDDELLPALGVNAEGYCIVIVKLGYLEPCFQKIAKRAILAESKGCSNEVLETLDYPQTPRPIYPLDKDMDIKL; via the coding sequence ATGAAGCGAATTTTAGTAGGATGCATAAATCACGAGTCGAACAGCTTTAATCCTATTATTACGGGTATTGAAGATTTTGTTATTTTTAAAGGAGAAGAAGTTTTAACCGAGGGCTTAAAACCATATTATTCTTCTACGGGAATTATCGAAACCATTCAAAAATGGGGCTGGGATGTTGTGCCTGCCGTAGTTGCAAGGGCCGTTCCGAACGGCTTGGTCGATTATAATCTATATACCGAGCTTAAAAAAGAATTTTTAGCCTATATAGATAAGGCCCTTTTAGAAGCTCCGATTGACGGCATCTGCTTAGGCCTTCACGGTTCCTTAAAAGTTCAAAACATAGGACCTGCCGAAGGAGACCTTTTAAAGGCAATCCGCGAAAAGCTTCCCCATATTCCTTTAACGACCGCCCTCGATATGCATGCTACCGTAACCGATGAGATGATTAAATATTGTGACGGTATAGTAGGTTATAAGACAGCTCCTCATATTGATTGCTATGAAACGGGAGTTCATGCAGCCGAACTTTTAAAAGCTGCATTAGACCCGTCAAATAAACTTTGTATAGGAAGGGTAAAAATCCCCATGCTGGTGGCAGGAGAAAAAAGCGAAACCGCTGCCGAGCCTATGAAAAGTTTAATCGCCTCTTGTGTCGAGGCCGAAAAGGAAAATGGCTTGCTTGCCGCCTCCGTTCTTTTGGGTTTTCCTTGGGCAGACAGCAAGGATAACGGCGTAAACATTGTAACAACAGCCTTAAACGATCAAGCCCTTGCAGACAGGGCGGCCTTAAAGATAGCCAAGGAATTTTGGGCCGAGCGTCATAATTTTAAATTTAAGGTAGAGCATTACGATTCCTTTACTTCAATAAAAACCGCTATTGAATCGGTAATGCAAAATAAAGAAGGCCCCGTCTTTGTCTCCGATTCGGGAGATAATCCTACAGCCGGTTCTACGGGGGACTCCACCGAGTGCTTTGAAGCACTCTTAAAACAAAAAGAAGCTTTAAAAGCTCTACCCACTAAGGTGCTTTATTCGGGATTTTTCGATAAGGCTGCCGTTGAAAAATGCTTTGAGGCAGGGGAGGGGGCTTCCTTAGAAATAACTATAGGCGGAACATGGGATAAAATCAACGGCAAAAAAATTCCTTGTTCGGTTAAGGTTTTAAAACTTGCAAAAAACTACGGAGTTTATGATTCCCGCTTAGCCCTTGTCGAAATGGAAGACATAAGAATAGTTTTAACCTCAAATCACATAGGCTTTGGGGATGATGAGCTCTTGCCTGCCTTGGGTGTAAATGCAGAAGGTTATTGTATAGTTATCGTAAAGCTGGGTTATTTAGAACCCTGTTTTCAAAAAATAGCAAAGAGGGCGATATTGGCGGAATCTAAGGGCTGCTCAAATGAAGTTTTGGAAACCTTGGATTACCCACAAACTCCGCGCCCCATATATCCCTTAGACAAGGATATGGATATAAAACTTTAA